A window of Nonomuraea angiospora genomic DNA:
TGGTGGCGGTGCCGGGCTCCAGGTCCCACAGGCCGGGCAGCACGATCGGCTTGCCGTCCGCCGTGCTCAGCGCGCCCAGGTGGCGGCTGTTCTTGTACGCGTGCACGGTGCCGTCGCCGAAGTTGCCGATGAGCAGCGCGCCCCTGTACTGTCCCCAGCCCTTCGGCGCGGCGGTGATCCCCCAGGGGGCGTTGAGCCCGACCCTGGAGATGCGGCCGGTCAGGCGCCCGCCGGCGTTGAAGCGGCTCACGAAGCCCTTGCCCTCGCCGAATTCGGGCTTGCCGGTGGACGGGTCACGCAGCGCCCAGGACACCCAGATGCTGCCGTTGGCGATCGCCACGTTGTAGGCCTTGTACGTCCTGGGGACGCCCGGGTCGCGGAACTGCCAGCTCTTCAGGCTGATGCGGCGGAAGTCCTCGTCGAAGGCGTGGATGCGCCCGCTCGCGAAGTCGGCGGCCAGCAGGAAGTCTCCGTCGTCGGTCTCGACGAGCTCCAGCCCCTTGTAGTCGGCGCCGCGGGTGAAGGCCCCGATGATCGCGTTCTTCGGGTCCACGTCCTTGTTCCAGCCCGTGATGGCTCCGCTCGGGCTGGAGAAGATGAACGTGGCGGGCTTGCCCTTGACGGTGAAGCCCTCGCCCGGGTTGAACACCTGGCCGGTGGGTGCTCCGCCGGGGATCCACACCTCGGTCTGCTCCTTCTTGCCCGTGCCGGAGTAGACGGTGGCGGTGCCGGTGCCGGTGTTCGAGACCCACAGAGTCTTGCCCATGGCCAGGCCCCACGGGTTGACGACCTTGGCGTCGGTGACCGGGGCTTTGCCCTGAACGTCCGACACAAGGTTGATCACGTCGAATCGGTTCCTGGTTGTGGTGGCGTGCGCGGGAGTAGGGAGAGTCGCTCCCAGCACAACCGCAACAGCGCAGAGTGTGATGATGCGTGGCCGCATCCGTTGCCTCCTAGTTAGCGCTTGTGACGCGAGATACGTGGAGGGGTGTGGGGCGGTTCAGCCGGTTCCGGAAATATCAGGACGGGAGTTTTTTCGTGTCCTGAAGGGGAGAGGGATTGACATGAACGTGTTGGGCATTGACATCGGCGGTTCGGGAATCAAGGGAGCCCCTGTCGACATCGAGGCCGGCGAACTGGTGCAGGAGCGCTTGCGCATTCCCACGCCCCAGCCGTCCAAGCCCGATGAGGTGGCGGAGGCGGTGGCGGAGATCGTCAAGCATTTCGGCTGGAACGGTCCGGTCGGGGTGACGTTCCCCGGCGTGGTCAAGGACGGGGTCGTGCTGACGGCCGCCAACGTGGACCACTCGTGGATCGGCGTGGACGCGGCCAAGCTGTTCGGCGGGGCGACCGTGCTGAACGACGCCGACGCGGCCGGCGTGGCGGAGGTGACCTACGGGCGCGGGCGCGGGGAGCGCGGGACCGTGCTCGTGCTGACGTTCGGCACGGGGATCGGCAGCGCGCTGTTCACCGAGGGGACGCTCGTGCCCAACACCGAGCTCGGGCACCTGGAGTTGCGGGGCAAGGACGCCGAGCACCGGGCGTCGGCGCGGGCGCGCGAGGAGCACGAGCTGAGCTGGGAGAAGTGGGCCGAGCGGGTGGAGGAGTACCTCCGGCACGTGGAGATGCTGCTGTCGCCCACGCTGATCGTCATCGGCGGAGGTGCGAGCAGGAAGGCCGACAAGTTCCTGCCGCACGTCCACCTCGACACGCCCGTGGTGCCCGCCGCCCTCCAGAACGAGGCCGGCATCATCGGCGCGGCCCTGGCCGCCTCCCGCCGCTCATGAGCCGCTCCCGGGCCGGACTCAGTTCGTACGGGGCCGGCTCGGGGCAACCCACTTGAAGTCCTTAGCGTCGTCCGGCAGGGCCTTGCCTCCCTCGGGGTACTGGAACGTGGGGAACGCCGACTTGTCGATCTTCACGGTGGCGAAGTCGACCTCGCGCAGCCTCGCCCGCGGCCAGCCGTCCTGCTCGTAGGGCTCGGCCAGGTCGCCCAGCGCCTGCCCCTGCGCGATCAGGTAGGCGATGACGGTCGCCTGGCCCATGCAGTACGTGAGGAGCGCGCCGATCATCACGGTCAGCACCTTGTCGGCGGCGTTGAGCAGCCATCTCAGGTACAGGCGGCCCTGGACGGCCCCCACGGGCGACAGCACCATCATCGACAGCCCGTACACGCTGGAGGCGGCGACCATCGTGGAGAAGGTCGCCATCGCCCCCTTGAAGATCCGGAAGGCGTTGGCCACGCCCTCGAGGATGTCGCCGATCTGGTCGAGGGAGTCGCGCGTGACCTCGGTGCCGGCGTGCATCTTGCCGGTCACCCGGGAGAACTCCCGCTGGTCGTCGGCGATCCAGCCGCGCCGGGACTCGGCGGGGATGCCGTCGAGCACCTCCACGGGGTGGTCGAGGTCCCTGGCCATCTGCTTCCAGACCTTGGCGACCTCCGAGACGCGGTCGACGTCCATCTGGAGGGACTCCAGGAGGGCGAGCGACACCAGCGGAACGCCCGCGTACAGCTGGAGCCCCTTGAGCGTCCGGATGATCGGCCACGGCGAGGGCGCCATCACCGGTACTCCACGATGCTGGCCTCCTCGGCCCTGCGCCAGTTTCCCGCGCAGGTGGACAGGCTGTCGGAGATGCCGCGGGAGGCGATGGCGCCGCCCCGCAGGGCCTCCGTGCAGCCTCGCTGCGCCGTCTCGTAGGCCGGGCCGAGGACCCTCGCCAAGATCGTCCCCAGCGTGCCGTCGCCGAGGTCGGTGTCGTAGACACGGTCTCCGGTCTTCATGAAGGCGGCCCAGACGTCGTTGTAGCGCTCGCCCATGCCGGTGATGACACGAGACGTGATGACCCTTGTCTCCTGCGGGGTGGACATGTTGCTCCTTCAGGTGTTTTGCGTCGAAGGTCATCTTCGTAGCCCGGGAGGCGTTGATCATCTGGGTTCACCGGATGTTCGGCAGGGCGAAACCCATCGCTGTCAGCGGGTTCAGGAAATCTTGATCGACTCCGTGCGTCGCGCCCACGAACAGGAAGGTCATGGCATGTTCGACTTCGACCCGGCCGCCGTCACGCCCGAGGAGCTGGACCGGATCGGGCGGCGCGCGGACGAGGCCATGTCGAAGCTCGCCACCGCCATGGACGGGCTCGGCGAGGTCACCGGGGAGGGCGCGGCGGCCGGGGGCCGGATCCAGGCCACCGTGGAGGCCGACGGCCTCGTCCGGGACCTCCGCCTGGACGCGCGGGTGCTGCGCACGATGGGCAGCGAAGAGCTGGCCGAGGCGATCGTGGCGGCGCTGCGCGCGGCCCAGCTGTCGGCCCGGGGCCAGCTGGAGGAGCGCCTGGCCGCGGCCCAGGGCAGCGAGCGCCTGCCGTTCGACCTCGGGGACGTCGGCCGCCGCTTCGAGGCCGTCCAGTCCGCCTTCCTCGCGGCCCTGCCCCCGCGCTGACCGGCCGCGCGCCCCCGATCACCGGCCGGACTACCCTGCCTTCCGCGATAGCTCTTATGGTGGGTGTTCTCCATCCGATGAGGAGAGGGTGCATGCGAAACGTCGCTCGGACCTCGCTCGTGGACGCCGCCATCGACGAGCTCCGCCGAGAGATCGCGCGTGGTGTGTGGCCGGTCGGCACCAAGATCCCGTCCGAGAGCCAGCTCGCGCAGAGCCTCGGCATGAGCAGGCTGTCCGTACGCGAGGCGGTGCGGGTCCTGGCCCACGCCGGGCTGCTGCACACCCGCCAGGGCGACGGCACGTACGTGACCGCCACCGACGAGTCCAAGGTCGCCCTGCGCCGACGGCTCGACACGGCGGCCGCCATGGACATCATCGACGTGCGCCGCGGCCTCGACCTCGTGGCCGCCCGGCTCGCGGCCGGCAGGCGCACGGAGGAGGATCTGACCGCGATGCGCCGGACGCTGGCCCGCCGCGACACGGCCGCCCGCGCCGGCGACCTCGACGGCTTCGCGGACGCGGACGTGGACTTCCACCTGCAGGTCGCGGACGCCGCGCACAACGCCCTGCTCGGCGACCTCTACCGGAGCATGAGCGACGCCCTGCGCGACAGCGTCAGGGACCAGGAGCAGGCGGCCCTGACGCCGGACAGCTCCCACGACGACCTGCTGAGCGCGATCGAGGACGGCGACGCGGCCCGCGCGGTCGCCGTCTCCGTCGCCATCCTCGACCAGCAGGAACGCGACCTCTGAACGCCCCCGCCCGGCACCGCGACGCGCCCCGGCCCCCGCGGTGACGGGACGCGCCACGGCCCTTCAGTGAGGGGACGCGTCCGGCTCGCCCGGCGTGGGGACGCGGCATGGCCCGCCCGGCGTGGGGACGCGGCGTGGCCCGCCCGGCGTGGGGACGCGGCATGGCTCGCCCGGCGTGGGGACGCGGCATGGCTCGCCCGGCGTGGGGACGCGGCGTGGCTCGCGCGGCGGAACCGGGGTGAGCCTGCGACGCGGTGCCGCTCGGGAAAGCGACGCCGCAGACACACCCCGGCGCTCTCCCCGCCGGGCCGGCCGATCACCTGCCGGAGATGACGATCGTCTCCCCCGGCGAGTCCCCCGCCCCAGACGGCTCCGCCGGCTCAGGCGAGCGCGGCCGATGCGGCAGGCCCGCCAGGCGGGACCGAGGCAGCAGCCACAGGGCCACCACCGCGACCAGCGGACCACCGAGGGCGGCGATCACCAGCGTGTAGACAGGCACCCCGCCGGACTCCTGCCTCGCACCTGGGCTTTCGCGGTCGGCACCGGCACCATCGGAGCTTTCCCGCCCCACACCGGCACTCGAGCCTTCCTGCCCCACCTCGGTAGCACCGGCACTCCCCTGCCCCTGCGGCGTCCGGGTAATCACCGCCGGCCCCCCATCCGGGAACCCTGGCGGCCGCACGGCCCCCCAGAACGACTTCTCCGCCGACATCGGCGCCACCATCTCGGCGGGCACCGGCCTGACCTTCAGCCCGCCCGGAACGGTCAGCGTCCCCACCTCGTACGGCTGGAACAGCCCCTGGACGCCCTCCACCTTCCACACCCCCTCAGGCACGACCACCGACGTGGCGTAGTGCCCGGCCTCCGGCAGCGCCGTGCCGCCGAAGAGCAGGCTCTTCCCGTTCGCCCCGGTGAACCGCAGCCCGACCGCCCCAAGCTCCCCCTCGAACGGATGGGAGCCGTGCTGGAGCACCCAGAACCCCAGCGCGTACGACGTCCCGCCCTCGAACCGGGACGGCGCCGGATCCAGATAGGTCACCGCCCACCCCCCGGCAGCGGCGGCGGGCAGGCCGCCCAGGGCCAGCGCCGCCGCGGCGGCCAGCACGGCCAGAATCCTCTTCATGGGACCACCTCCGGTACAGATACACCGCAGGCGCGGCCCAGGTTCTGCCGGGCCTGCGGCATTTCCCGATACGGCGCGCACAATGGAGGAAAGGCGAGCGCGCCCTGGGGCGGATACATGATCGTCTCGCACGAGGGCGAGGAGATCAGGCTGACCGCGCGACAGGCGGAAACGTGGGCGCGGGGCGCCTTCGCCGTCTACCTGGCGCTGGTCGACCAGGGCCGCATCACCCCGCGCATCCCGCGCGGCACCGCGCAGTCGTAGCCCCGGACCGCCCATGGCGGGCTCGGTAAATCCATCACAGGATTCCCGCCATTCCCGGCGGACGTCCCGCAAAGGGCACGTGGTGCATGTCCAAGGCGCCGGCGGTCAGGACGACTGGTTGTTCATGAACTCCGAGATCTTCCACTTCCCGCCCTCCTTGCCGAGCAGGAACAGCTCGCGGAAGCGCGCCTGCCCCTGCTTGCTCCCGGAGCGGACGACGGCGTTCTCGCCGCTGACGGTGCGCACGTCCACGATGGTGTGCGTGGCCGACAGCAGGTCGGTGGCGCCGTGCAGCTGCTGCTGGTAGAGGCTGCGGATCGCCTTGGTGCCCTCCGCCGTGGCCTCCCCGTCTATCTCGACCACCGCGTTCCGCGCGAACGCGCCGACGATCTGGTCCACGTTCCCCGCCTTGAGCGCGTTGAAGTAGGACTCGACGGCGCCGCGCGGGTGCCCAGCCGTCGTCGCCGTCGTCGTCGCCGTCGCCGTCCCGGTCGGGGACGCGCTCGCGGTGTAGGGCCCGGTCGGGGTCACGGCCGCTTTCATCGCTTGCGTACTGTCACCGCCCACGTCGCAACCGGCGACCAGGAGGACGGGGACGGTCGCCGCCGGTAGAAGTGCCCAGCGCTGAAAAACCTTGCTCATGGCCGCTTTGATGCCCGCGCGCGTCATGAGCGAATGCGGCGTTTGGCCACTTCGCACGACGCCTTTAGCTCGTTGGGGTGTTACTCACGGTAACGGTTCACTGGATTTGCTGAGACCGGTCAGAGCTCCGATCGTTGCCGCCCCGAGACCAGCGCACCGGGCACCGCCGATAGCGTCCGTCCAGTGCTGCGAATCCAGGCGAACCCCGAACCCCTCCCCCAGCGCGAGGACGCCGAACGTTGCGACAGCATCGATTCAGAACGGCGTTGCGTGTTGCCGCTGGCCCATCGAAGCCCGCACGTCTACCCCCCGGTGGAGACTGGAGCATAGCCCTCGGCTTGGCGTCGGCGCAGCCGATATGCCAGAACGGCATCACTCCCGTCTGAGAGGGAGGACGGCAAGCCCGCTCGGCCGCCGCTTCCCCCACGCGAGGGAGGCGTTCCCCGGGCCCGTCGGCTAGCTTCTGGACCCGTGACGGTTCCCTGGAAGCCCTGGAAGGCGGTGCTCTACCAGCTGCTCGGCGCGGCGTTGCTGACGCCGGTGGCGGCGGTCCTGGCGATGGCGCTCGTGACGGAGGTGTCCCTGGCGCGGGTGCTGCTGCTGTGGGCGGCGTGCCTGCCCGCGTCGGCGCTCGTGGCGTGCCTGCCCCTGGTGCCGCGGCTTGAGGCCGTCGCCCTGTCGGAGCTGCTCGGGGTGGCCGTGCCGGACCGCGCCGACCCGGTCTATCTGCGGGTGCTGACGGCGCTGCACCTGTTCGTGGGGGCGACGCTGAGTGCCGGGGTGCTGGCGCTGGCGCCCGCGCTCACCCGATGGCAGGCCGCCCAGGACGACCTGGCGCAGGTGTCCGTCATGGCCGTGGCCGTGCTGGCGGTGATGGTGGCGGCGGGGGCCGGGCAGCAGCGGGTGGCGCGCCGGCTGCTGCGCTCCGACCCGTCGCTGGTGATCGAGGAGCTCGGCCGCCGCCAGAGCCTGGCGCTGGAGCTGCACGACTCGGTGGGGCACGCGCTCAGCGTCGTCCTGGTGCAGGCCATGGCGGCCCAGGCGGCCCTGGGGCGGCCGGAGACGGTGCCGGTGGCCGGGCGCTCGCTGGAGCACCTGGTGGGCACCGCACGTGGCGCCCAGCAGGAGCTGGACGTGCTGCTTCGGGTGCTCGACGAGGGCGGTACGGCGCAGGCGCCCACGCTGGCCGCCCTCGGCGCGCTCGTTCAGGGGCTGGACGTGGAGTGCCGGGCCGATCCGGTGGACCGGGTCCCGGAGGCGGCGTCGCGGGCCGCGTACGCGATCGCCAGAGAAGCGGTCACGAACGCGCTCAAGCACGGGCGGGGGCGGGTCCGGGTGGACCTCACCGTCCGGCACCGCACCGACCCCGAGGTGGCCGCGGTCAGGGGCTGCGGGCTTTCGAGGGCGAAGGAGGAGGTGGCCGCAGTCAGTGGCCGGGGTCGTTCGGCGGGCGGCGCCGGCGGGGCCGACAGGGAGGTCGTGCTGGTCGTGGAGAACGAGATGGCCGGGAGCGCGCCACCGGGGGAAGGACGCGGTCTGGTGGGGATGCGGATGCGGGCGCGCCTGGCCGGCGGGGTGTTCGAGCGGGAGGAGGTGGAGGGCGCATGGCGGGTGAAGGCGACACTGCCCGCGTGAGCGGGGGCATCCGGGTGGTGCTGGCCGACGACGAGCCGCTCATCCGCTCCGGCTGGGCCACCATGCTCTCCCCGTACGACGACATCGAGGTGATCGGGCAGGCGGCCGACGGCCACGCCGCCGTCGAGCTGGGCCGCGCGGCCGACGTGGTGCTCATGGACATCCGCATGCCCGGCATGGACGGCCTGCGCGCCACCCGCGAGCTGGCCCGCCTCTCGCCGCGCACCCGGGTCGTCGTGGTCACGACGTTCGAGAACGACCAGCTCGTCTGGGGCGCGCTACGCGCCGGCGCGGCCGGCTACGTGCTCAAACGCTCCCCCGCCGCCGACCTCGTCACCGCGATCCGGCTGCGGGACGGCGTGCTCTTCCCCGACGCGCTGCGCCGCATCGCCGCCCCGCGCCCGCGCGCCGCCGCCCACGACCTCACGCCCAGGGAGCTGGACGTCCTGCGCCACCTGGCCCGCGGGCTGAGCAACGCCGAGATCGCCGCCGCCCTGTACGTCACCAGGGAGACGGTCAAGACACACGTCGGCAACGTCCTGGACAAGCTCGGCGCGAGGGACCGCACCCAGGCCGTCGTGCGAGCCTACGACCTGGGTTTGGTCCTGGCGGGCGACTAGGCGCCGACCTCCACGCCGCCGTCCGCCACCCGTACGCGGTAGACCGGCACGGACACCGCGTCCTCGTCCAGGCACTGCCCGGACACCAGCGAGAACACCTGCTTGTGCAGCGGCGAGGCCACGGTCGGCTCGCCCTTCCTGGTGCCGACGATGCCGCGCGAGAGCACGTACGCGCCGGTGAACGGGTCGAGGTTGCCCAGCGCGTGCACCGTGCCGTCGTGCGTGCGGAAGACGGCCACCTGCTCGCCGCCCACCAGGGCGCAGACGCCGCGCTCCGGCAGCATGGCCTCGTAGTCGCAGATCCGCGTCCAGCCGTTCATCGGGCCATCACCGGCTTGATCTGGCCGCGCTCGCTGGCGAAGACGATCGACGGGTCGGGCACGCCGGGGGCGTTGACGAAGGTGACGAACCTGTTCAGCTTCTCGGGGTCGTCCAGCGTGGCCGCCCACTCGTCGGCGTACGTGGCGATGTGGTTGTCCATCTGCGCGTCCAGGTCGGCGCAGATGCCGAGCGAATCTTCCATGATCACCTCGCGGAGATAGTCGAGCCCGCCGTCCAGCGACTCCAGCCAGGTGGAGGTGCGCTGCAGCCGGTCGGCCGTGCGGATGTAGAACATGAGGAACCGGTCGATCGTCCTGATGAGCTCCTCCGAGCTCAGGTCCGTGGCCAGCAGGTCGGCGTGGCGGGGCTTGAAGCCGCCGTTGCCGCCGACGTACAGGTTCCAGCCCTGCTCGGTGGCGATGATCCCGAAGTCCTTGGACCTGGCCTCGGCGCACTCGCGGGCACAGCCGGAGACGGCCGACTTGAGCTTGTGCGGCGAGCGCAGGCCGCGGTAGCGCAGCTCCAGCGCGATGGCCATGCCCACCGAGTCCTGCACGCCGTAGCGGCACCAGGTCGAGCCCACGCACGACTTCACCGTGCGCAGCGCCTTGCCGTAGGCGTGGCCGGACTCGAACCCGGCGTCCACCAGCCGCCGCCAGATCTCCGGCAGCTGCTCGACCCGGGCTCCGAACAGGTCGATGCGCTGCCCGCCGGTGATCTTCGTGTAGAGGCCGAAGTCACGGGCCACCTCGCCGATCACGATCAGCTTGTCGGGGGTGATCTCGCCGCCGGGGATGCGCGGGACGACCGAGTACGTGCCGTTCTTCTGCATGTTGGCGAGGAAGTGATCGTTGGTGTCCTGCAGCGTGACCCGCTCGCCGTCGAGCACGTGGCCGTTGTAGAGCGAGGCCAGGATCGAGGCCACGGCCGGCTTGCAGATGTCGCAGCCCCTGCCCTGCCCGTGTTCGGTGATGAGCTGGGAGAACGTGGTGATCTTGCGGACCCGTACGATGTCGAACAGCTCGGCCCGCGAGTACGTGAAGTGCTCGCACAGCGCCTTGCTGACCTCGACGCCCGACTTCTCCAGCAGCTGCTTGAGCATCGGCACGCAGCTGCCGCAGGTCGTGCCGGCGCGGGTGCAGGCCTTGATGCCGGGCACGTCGGTGACGCCCTTGTCGGCGATGGCCGTGCGGACGTCGCCCGCGCACACGTTGTTGCAGGAGCACACCTGCGCCTCGTCGGGCAGGTCGAGACTGGCCCCGGCCCCGCTGAAGAGCAGGTCGGACGGCGAGGCGGGCAGCGCCTTGCCGACGAAGGGCCGCAGGGACGTGTACGGCGAGGCGTCGCCCACGCAGATCCCGCCGAGCAGCGTCTTGGCGTCGTCGCTGATGAACAGCCTCTTGTAGACGCCGCCCACCGGGTCCATGTAGGTGACGTCGAGCGCCCCCGACATGGCCCCGAACTGCGCCACCTCCACACCCAGCAGCTTGAGCTTGGTGGACATGTCGGCGCCCTCGAAGGCCGAGGACCCGCCCATGATCCGGTCGGCCGCCACCTCGGCCATCGAGTTGCACGGCCCGACCAGGCCGTAGACCATGCCGCCGACGAGCGCGCACTCGCCGACCGCGTAGATCGAGGGGTCGGAGGTGAGCATCGAGGAGTCGACCACGATGCCGCCCCGCTCCCCGACCTCCAGCCCGGACGACCTGGCCAGCTCGTCACGCGGCCTGATGCCCGCCGAGAAGACCACGACCTGCGCGTCCAGCACCGTGCCGTCCGGCTTGCGCAACCCGGTGACCTCGCCGTCCACGGTGACGATCTCCTGGACGCCCGCCCCGGCGTGCACGCCGAGCCCGAGGCCCTCGATGTGGGACTTCAGCACCGCGCCGCCGCCCTCGTCCACCTGCCGCGGCATCAGCCAGGGGCTCATCTCGACGATGTGCGCCTTCAGCCCGAGCGCGCGCAGCGCGTCGGCGGCCTCCAGTCCGAGCAGCCCGCCGCCGACCACGACGCCCTCGGCCGCGTCCTTGGCGGCCACCCGGATGGCGTCCAGGTCGTCGATGGTGCGGTAGACGAACGCGTGCTCGGCGCCCGGCACCGGCGGCACGAACGGCGCCGACCCGGTGGCCAGCACGAGCACGTCATACGGCTCGGTGGCGCCGTCGGCCAGGGTGACCTCGCGGGCCTCCCGATCGATCCCGATGACCCGGCTGCTCAGCCGCGTCACGACCCCCGCGGGCACCTCGTAGGTGAGGTCCTCCACGGTGACGCCGGAGAGGTAGGAGGTGAGCGCCACCCGGTCGTAGGCCGGGCGCGGCTCCTCCCCGATCACGGTGATCCGGCCGTCGAAGCCCTTGTCCACCAGGGTTTCGACGAGCCGGTGGGCCGTCGGCCCGTACCCAACGACGACGATCCTGCTCATACTGAAATCCCTTCCTGCTCGCACAGCCAGCCGACGATGCCCTCCACGGCGTCGCGGCAGGTTCCGCATCCGGTCGTCGCCCTGGTCGCGGCCGCCACTCCGGCCACGTCGCGGGCCCCGGCCTCCCAGCACGCCCTGATCTGGCCCTTGGTCACGTTGTTGCACTGACAGACCTTGGCCGCGTCCGGCATCAGCGTCGGGCTGTCGGCCACCGGCGCCGACGACAGCCCGGGGAACAGCAGCCCTGCCCGGTCCCCCGGCACCGGCGCGCCCCGGTCGAAGAGCTGGGTGAGCGTGCCGACGGCGTCGCTCTCGCCCAGCAGGATCGCGCCCACCAGCCGACCGTCGCGGATGACGAGCTTGCGGTAGGTGCCGCGGGCCCGGTGGCTGAAGCGCACCACCTCGGCGTGCTCCTCGGTGAGCTGGGTCTCGCCCATGGCGGCCAGCTCGACGCTCCTGGCCTTGAGCCGGGTGACCAGGCGGGAGCCCCGGTAGAGGGCCTTGCCGCCGGTGATGACGTCGGCGGCCACGGCGGCCTGCTCCCAGGCGGGGGCGACCAGGCCGTACACGGTGCCCTCGTGTTCGGCGCACTCGCCGATGGCGAAGATCGACGGGTCGTCGGTGCGCAGCTCGTCGTCCACGACGATGCCGCGCCGCACCTCCAGCCCCGCCGCGGCGGCCGGCCCGGTGACGGGGCGGACGCCGCAGGCCAGCACGACGAGGTCGCCCTCGATCAGCTCGCCGCCGGCCAGCAGGACGCCGTCCTCCCGCACCGACTCGGCGCTGACGCCGGTGCGGATCTCGACGCCGAGCCCGGCGAGCGTCTCGCCGAGCACCTCGCCCGCCTCGACGTCGAGCTGGCGCTCCATGAGGTGCCCGGCCAGGTGCAGCAGCGTCACGGGCAGGCCGCGCCCGGCCAGCCCGCGGGCGGCCTCGATGCCGAGCAGGCCGCCGCCGACGACCACGGCCCGGCGGGCCTGGTCCGCGGCCTCCATGATGCGCTCGCAGTCGTCGAGCGTGCGGAACGGGATGGCCCGCTCCACGCCCGGGATCGGCGGCACGATCGCCTCGCTGCCCATGGCCAGGACCAGCAGGTCGTACGGCTCGCGCCGCCCGCCCTCGGTCACCACGTGCCTGGTCTCCCTGTCGATGTGGGCGACCGCGTCGCCGAAGGCGGCCTCGACGTGGTGGGCGTCGTACCAGGAGGATTCGAGCAGCCTCACCTGCTCGGGACGCGAGCTGCCGGCCAGCACGTTGGACAGCAGCACCCTGTTGTACGGCTGGCGCGACTCCGCGCCGAAGATCGTGATCCTGATGTGCGGGTCCCTGGTCCGTACCTCGCTGACCAGCCGCGACCCGGCCATCCCGTTGCCGACGACGACGAGCCTCATACGTCCCTCTCCACCCTGACAGCGCAGACCTTGAACTCCGGCATCCTGGAGGTCGGATCAAGGGCCGGGTTGGTGAGCCGGTTGGCGCCCTCCCAGTGGAAGGGCATGAAAACGGTGTCGCGCCTGATGGCGTCGCTGATCCTGGCCACGGCCTTCCCCTCGCCTCTCCTGCTGCTGACCCGTACGACGTCCCCGGGCGAGATGTCGAGCTGCTCGGCGAGGTCCGGGTGCAGCTCGACGAACGGCTCGGGAGCCGCCTGGACGAGCGGCG
This region includes:
- the nirB gene encoding nitrite reductase large subunit NirB, which produces MSRIVVVGYGPTAHRLVETLVDKGFDGRITVIGEEPRPAYDRVALTSYLSGVTVEDLTYEVPAGVVTRLSSRVIGIDREAREVTLADGATEPYDVLVLATGSAPFVPPVPGAEHAFVYRTIDDLDAIRVAAKDAAEGVVVGGGLLGLEAADALRALGLKAHIVEMSPWLMPRQVDEGGGAVLKSHIEGLGLGVHAGAGVQEIVTVDGEVTGLRKPDGTVLDAQVVVFSAGIRPRDELARSSGLEVGERGGIVVDSSMLTSDPSIYAVGECALVGGMVYGLVGPCNSMAEVAADRIMGGSSAFEGADMSTKLKLLGVEVAQFGAMSGALDVTYMDPVGGVYKRLFISDDAKTLLGGICVGDASPYTSLRPFVGKALPASPSDLLFSGAGASLDLPDEAQVCSCNNVCAGDVRTAIADKGVTDVPGIKACTRAGTTCGSCVPMLKQLLEKSGVEVSKALCEHFTYSRAELFDIVRVRKITTFSQLITEHGQGRGCDICKPAVASILASLYNGHVLDGERVTLQDTNDHFLANMQKNGTYSVVPRIPGGEITPDKLIVIGEVARDFGLYTKITGGQRIDLFGARVEQLPEIWRRLVDAGFESGHAYGKALRTVKSCVGSTWCRYGVQDSVGMAIALELRYRGLRSPHKLKSAVSGCARECAEARSKDFGIIATEQGWNLYVGGNGGFKPRHADLLATDLSSEELIRTIDRFLMFYIRTADRLQRTSTWLESLDGGLDYLREVIMEDSLGICADLDAQMDNHIATYADEWAATLDDPEKLNRFVTFVNAPGVPDPSIVFASERGQIKPVMAR
- a CDS encoding FAD-dependent oxidoreductase, coding for MRLVVVGNGMAGSRLVSEVRTRDPHIRITIFGAESRQPYNRVLLSNVLAGSSRPEQVRLLESSWYDAHHVEAAFGDAVAHIDRETRHVVTEGGRREPYDLLVLAMGSEAIVPPIPGVERAIPFRTLDDCERIMEAADQARRAVVVGGGLLGIEAARGLAGRGLPVTLLHLAGHLMERQLDVEAGEVLGETLAGLGVEIRTGVSAESVREDGVLLAGGELIEGDLVVLACGVRPVTGPAAAAGLEVRRGIVVDDELRTDDPSIFAIGECAEHEGTVYGLVAPAWEQAAVAADVITGGKALYRGSRLVTRLKARSVELAAMGETQLTEEHAEVVRFSHRARGTYRKLVIRDGRLVGAILLGESDAVGTLTQLFDRGAPVPGDRAGLLFPGLSSAPVADSPTLMPDAAKVCQCNNVTKGQIRACWEAGARDVAGVAAATRATTGCGTCRDAVEGIVGWLCEQEGISV